Part of the Sylvia atricapilla isolate bSylAtr1 chromosome 1, bSylAtr1.pri, whole genome shotgun sequence genome, TAGTCTTGTGACTCTTTTCCCCTTGCTTACATTCACTGTCCAAGCCTCtgctgacagagctgtgcaCTGGAAGGTGGCAAGTTCACAGATGTACACCAACCAGCCActtcaaaatataaaagcttTTCAACAAAGAAGGTTTGAAAGTTTTAACTCAGGTTTCTCAGGTACTCATAAATCAGAATAATGTTTTTGACTGCACAAGGGAAATCCTTATCTTGTGCATAAAGTTAGGCCTTTGGTCATAAATATGGCTCAACTGCCAAGCAAAGCACAGgattcatttctgtttctctgcctAGACCAGCAATCAATTTTTCTGGAAGGCATTTCTTTATCATCAAAGGAAATATATCCAGCAAACACAGCAACAATGGAGGAACAATGGCTGAGGCAGCAAAGAGAGCTGACAACACCTGCTGGATATCCCACATCCTCTGGAGAATTTAACATCACTAAACTTGCTGCTTTCTGTTGGTGCTGTGTTGCAGAAGCACCAGGCTGCCAAGTTTGCAAACTGGCAGGAtaaatccattttcttcctctgaggtCTAATTCTATTACTGTTAATGCCATAGACTTTAATGCCAGGAATATTTTCCAAGAGGTTTGAACACCCTATCAAATTTGAGATGAGTAGAACCAGGCCCTTGCACTAACTACTGCATACAACTCCCTGAATTCTCCAGTGTTTTTGTTTCACTCAGCTGGTGAATAGGCTTTTTCTGAAGGCACTATTTCAGCAATTAAAAGgaagacagtaattagctcTGTACTACCTGATTTCTTTCAGACATTAGGAAGTCCAGTTTTCCACCAGGAAGTCCCAGTTCTATAAAAGTCTTTACCAGCCGCAGATCTGCACTGTTACCTAGGAATAAATGGTATTTTATAAGATGcaattcaacagaaaaataaccaaTATAGAGTCAATTTAACAAAACAACCTTAACACCACAGAGCTCTTATTAAGTGCTGTTAAGAATGTTATCACACTTCAGGATCATGCATTGCAACAGCAAGAGAATAGGAATTCCCACAGCTTGTCCCAGGTACctcacaggctgctgtgggagacTGTATAAATGGTGGGTAAGAAAGGGCAAGGATCAGGTCCAGAATAAATCTGTCCTCTATTTGCTGAACAGCAGAGGTAAGACAAAAAGACAGCAAGCTAAAGTGAGGCCCCCAGGGACACAtcagtccctgtgctgggctaCAGGGCTGTACCTTCAGATGCAGAGGGGCCCATCTCATGCATCCACAATTACAGGTAGTGCTGAAATACCACCAGAATCATATATTTTGAGAGATGCTTCATTCTGTACTCGGAAATTGCtaagttttctgaaatattttgtgggTGAAGAAGGTACCACTATCTCACAAGAAAGGCATTCCTGCTATTGAGATATTCAATGGCAAACAGTCTTGGCTCAAGCAGgtgttttttgtggtggttgttttttgttttgttttgttttgttttgttttttgctttgttttgttttagatttCAGAGCTTCTATCACTTCTTCTCCATAGTTTCAGTGTTAACATCTATACCTTTCTAATTGATATCAATAACTTGTAAAGAGAAATTTCATATTTATCATAGCTGTTTCCTGCTTAGAAATCATATACATAAAAAATCCCAAGACCTGctttctgcagtaaaaaaattatttttattctctcatTTTACAAAGTTAGCCACTATCTAATCTATAACAGTGTTTTGGGGTGTTAAATAACATTTCCCTCCTGGGGACATACTGTAAAACAACCAAGCATCTTGGAAAGACAAGGAGTTGCTGCAGTGCACTCTTCTTGTACAGGGGAGGACTGATGCGCTTTGGTGTAGAttgctgttgaaaaaaaaacccaaaaaaacaaaacaaaacagaacaaaacaaaataacccacaaaaaactaaaaacGGATAGCAGGACTCCTTATATTAACAACAATACTTAATATTCATGTAGATCCTTTATTAAAATAGACTGAATAGcataataatgaataaatacttagctaaaacaaatatttagaCTCTCAATTCTTTCATACTTACTGAAcaactgttttttgtttgtttgtttgtttatttgttttgaatttaCACTAAAATGACTTACAAACAGCAATTCTTCCTGGCCTTACCATCCAATCCATGGACACAGACAACCAGGTGAATTCCCTCTTccaaattttcttcctcttcctctggtGGAAAATATGGGATATCAGAAGCTAGTACAGATAAGTCACTGTACAGAAATCCTTcaatcttcatttcttttttaaatttttctttggcCTGATAAAAACTGGAGAATACATTAATTAATCACAATAGAAATGGGTGGTCAGCAACAAACCTTCAAACTAGAAATGAGGAGGCTTGTCTTTGCAAGAAATAACGTTTTCAACTTTCAAGTACAGACCTGGATTCAATTCCTTATCTATTAGGACTGAGAGAAGTCAGAATGAAGGGACTAAACTCTGTTTCTTTGTGATTTGTCTACATACAAGGAAGAACTAAAGTGCATTAGCAACTCACACTTGCCAGAGGAATGAAAAAGTAGCAAAAATTTTCTGGCAGCTCATAAAATGAGACTGAGGTACAGAATTAGTAATTTTGCCTCTTAACAATGTTACTGGTCCTATAGGAACTGAAATACAAAGTATATATTTTTGCTACCATTAGATGCACTTATAGTCAGGTAGAAGGTGTTCTCCCCCTTCCTTAAGCTAGAGTTAAGGAATGCACCTCATATGGtagatattttttgttctttttttttattattttggattGTTTTGTAAACATTTAATAGCATTTAGAAGAACATCTCAATGCTGAAAGAATTAAGATAACACCTTTCCTACTAAAGGTCTAAAATTTGACACCAATTAACCCAGAAGCATTTTGCTGGCCGAAGATGTCAAACTCTTCAGTGGCTTTTTGACTCATTAAAACTTATCCAGATAATTTAGGAATTAATAATCACAATGTAAGTGTAGAATTAAGTAGAAAATTGGGACAGATAAGATTCAGAAATACAACCTTTAAAGCCTGGGAATCTCTTAAGGCAATTTgatataatcatagaatcattaagattggaaaagatCTTCAAGATACTCAAGTCCAGTGGTGAGCAATTACTTACATCAGCCCAATTAATTTTTAGGAacacaagaatgaaaaaaaaataattttgggcCATGAATCTGGAAGCTTTGGATTCATGTGCATGAATATATGCTCATATGTTCtgtttcacaaaaaaagaaataaattctgtgctTAGATTTTTCAAGAATTAAGCATGGTGTATAAAACTTCAGGATGctttcaaaagaacaaaaacaaagtcTTGGGTTGAAAATGAATGTACATGCAGACAGCCAACATTTTGGGCAGCTGAATGGGTTGAGAAATTTCAGTTCCACTCTTTTTcatcagcacagcagaggcaccAAACTATATTGAAAAATTATAAGTGCTAGTGTGCCAATCTGTGAAATGGGCCCCTGCAGCATCACGATCATGATGTGGCACTTTTGTGCTGGGAAatgaagcaagaaagaaaaataatgccTCTTCTCCATCTATCCACTGTTTCAATTCTCCCATTTTTCCGGTTTGAGAAGGTAAATTTGAAACATATCAGCCAATCTGAATTCCCCATTTCATATTTCAGCTACTGAGTGTAATTATTAAGGCAGAAGAGTAAAACAGTCTGTGGCACTGCCACAGTGATCTGACTATTTGGGATCAATACTCTGGTATGGGTAGCCCTGATTTCAGGAAGGAGGGTCAGCTTTCAAAGATTATTTAGATACCAAAATCCCAACGTTTGTCAGGAGAATCAAGGACCTGATGTCTTTGGCAATTTTTGTCCCTCTGCGTTTTCAACCTTCCTGTCTACTTAAATTACTCATTCTATAAGAACCATTTGTCTGCTTGGATTATTTATACTGAAATTCCTCAGGCAACTGTCTCAAATGCAAGCTTCCTGTATGCCCAGTGCATTAGGGTCCTGAACTGTGTCAGGGTCTCCTGGCATTGAAGGCTACATTATGAAGCAATTAGTCATTCTTACTTCAGCATCCTTTCATTGGTCTCTTCATCCATCTCCTCTGAGTTAGAACAGACGACGCCAAAGGAGCCCAGCGGCTGGCGAGTGATGGGGAATGCTGCCTGCTTTGCCGAGGAGCCCGCCATGGCTGGGGTCTCTTTGagcacagaagaaaagggaagacaGGTGGCTGTGCAAGAGATGGACAGGTTAACCACATCAGCAGCCTTCCTGCTTTCCAGAGCTACTCCCTCTGTCGTGGCCAAAGGAAACCCGGTGCCGTTCGCTACAAGTTTATTCTCTTGGCTGTTGGGCTCCTGAGGATGTTCAGCCTGGTGGGACCCTGCAGCAGGGTCTGCTGAGGCAGGTGAGTCATTGAGCTCAATTTCTTGCAACCCCTGCACTTCTGCATGCACTGCTGGGCTCTCATCAGCAAGAGAGCTGCCACATTCTCCTCGCAGTGAGCCAAATTCAGTGGAGGTGTCTGAAGGAGCTGTAACAGGGTAGCAAAAATCTGGTACCACCTTTATGCTTTGTGAAAAACTCTCCTCTCCTGATATGCTACTATTGGAAGAACCctgttgtatttttaaactgtcCCGCTTAAGTTTATCCTTTGGATCCTCAGTGCATGTATCAACCTTATCTATATTTTTGTCCAAGTAATTATAAGCCCTTGGTGTTTTTAAGCTGCACTCACCATTGTTCTCCAGTGACAGGCACTCAGAGACATTATCTTGGAGCTGCTTCGGACAAATGGGGGGTCTTGTGTTTTCCAAACTACAACAAGTTTCTGGAAaacctttctcctcctccccttgtAACACAGTGTTACTGCTACTGTGTTTGaggaggggtttgggatgtCTTCTGTGTTCTATTTGTCCACTCTGAGTGGTCATTTGACACTCAGAAAAGTCCATGAtcatttttccatctttttcctctgtttccatGCAGCTTCTTAAGTTTTGATCTGAATCTCCTGAGGTGGCTTCGCTGTGTTTTGATATATCCACCTCCTCCATTGGCTCTTCTGGGCTACTGATCTGAGGAGCAGAGACAGATTTCGTCAGTTTGGTAAGCTCcacttccctctcctcttcctcaaaGGGCAAAGAGCTGATGGATGTGAGCGACGCCTGGATACCACTGGGCAGGCTGGTGTTGCTCTCCGTGTGGCCACCCTCCAGGGAGTTGCGGTGGATGGCGTGCCTCCGGACCAAGTGCTGCAGGATCTCTCTGTcgctgggcagctccagggcccgGCTGCGAGCATCAGACCACGCCACCGAGCTGGGCTCACTTTCAATGCCTGAGTCAGATATTATCGAGGAAGATCTTTTTATGGCCCCTGACATCAGGGTAAATTCTTCACTCTCCTCACTTCGTTGCTCCTTTGTGACCGATTTCACGTCACAGCTGTGTACAGGCAAAGCTTTCAAAACAGGGAGATGAGCCTTGGTGTCAGCATCCTCTGGTTTTCCAAGGCTGGTCAATTCATTCAGTGCAAGCTCAGACGAAGTGAAATTAGTTTCAGGGTGACCAAATTCATCTAGTTCATGCATTTCAGTCCTGTCTTCCAAACCATCAGTCCCACATGCTCCACACTCATACTGAGCACTGACAATTAGCATGGGCTCACTTTTGTGAGAGTCCTTATTGCTGTGTTCCATGTCTCTACAGATAGCATCCACCCCAAGTCTATTATCTTTTAATAAAACTTCCTCAGATGTTTTAAAGTCTTCTGACATGTGTTCTGTATTGCCTGGCTCAGAGTCAGAAATAGTTTCCTctcttgaaacaaaaatattttcaggtttcCTTTGGCCTTCGTTGTTTATTGTACATACCTGAGATGTGGGGTGCTGGTTAAAACCCTTAGCAGCAGCTTTAGTGCTGCTGTGTAGGCATGAGGGATTCCTGTTTATCCTGTCTGTGTGTATTAGTGGAGTATCTTTCCCAAAGTCTCCTTTCATTACTGCAGTGGCATCATCTGATGCACAGTCTTCATTGTCCAGTTTTA contains:
- the FAM135B gene encoding protein FAM135B, which translates into the protein MSEVQGTVEFSVELHKFHNVDLFQRGYYQIRAGLKIPSRIPHRLFATIAGQTGDSSLCSACVHENNVYSRIFQILYRNEEIVLNESMNFRVHLLLDGERVEDALNEADFQLKLDLHFTDSEQQLRDVPAVPMISSRTLCLHFHPRRGLHHHVPVMFDYFHLSVVSVTVHASLVALHQPLISFARPGKGSWLGKGNMEAGPDQSSMSLENLVFGAGYCKPTSSEGSFYVPSENCMQHAYKWHKDLCLLLLNAQRGLHTYYTLIMNEIPDLPQLKLEELSVEETLSQLCMELQLLSNPEKIAEQISKDLAWLCSHLLALWTQFLEVATLHPEVTAYLTQEHHMLRVRRFSEAFFYTEHQKPAVLMFQEGLIQSHAQISTEIRNSDYFTSMPPLPAECLDIDGDWNTLPVIFEDRYTDMPCKEEIFPDFEVPASTQMDVKLDNEDCASDDATAVMKGDFGKDTPLIHTDRINRNPSCLHSSTKAAAKGFNQHPTSQVCTINNEGQRKPENIFVSREETISDSEPGNTEHMSEDFKTSEEVLLKDNRLGVDAICRDMEHSNKDSHKSEPMLIVSAQYECGACGTDGLEDRTEMHELDEFGHPETNFTSSELALNELTSLGKPEDADTKAHLPVLKALPVHSCDVKSVTKEQRSEESEEFTLMSGAIKRSSSIISDSGIESEPSSVAWSDARSRALELPSDREILQHLVRRHAIHRNSLEGGHTESNTSLPSGIQASLTSISSLPFEEEEREVELTKLTKSVSAPQISSPEEPMEEVDISKHSEATSGDSDQNLRSCMETEEKDGKMIMDFSECQMTTQSGQIEHRRHPKPLLKHSSSNTVLQGEEEKGFPETCCSLENTRPPICPKQLQDNVSECLSLENNGECSLKTPRAYNYLDKNIDKVDTCTEDPKDKLKRDSLKIQQGSSNSSISGEESFSQSIKVVPDFCYPVTAPSDTSTEFGSLRGECGSSLADESPAVHAEVQGLQEIELNDSPASADPAAGSHQAEHPQEPNSQENKLVANGTGFPLATTEGVALESRKAADVVNLSISCTATCLPFSSVLKETPAMAGSSAKQAAFPITRQPLGSFGVVCSNSEEMDEETNERMLNFYQAKEKFKKEMKIEGFLYSDLSVLASDIPYFPPEEEEENLEEGIHLVVCVHGLDGNSADLRLVKTFIELGLPGGKLDFLMSERNQTDTFADFDTMTDRLLDEIIQHIQLYNLSISRISFIGHSLGNVIIRSVLTRPRFRYYLNKLHTFLSLSGPHLGTLYNNSTLVSTGLWLMQKLKKSGSLLQLTFRDNADLRKCFLYQLSQKTGLQYFKNVVLVASPQDRYVPFHSARIEMCKNALKDRHTGPVYAEMINNLLQPLIGAKDCTLIRHNVFHALPNTANTLIGRAAHIAVLDSELFLEKFFLVAGLNYFK